The following coding sequences lie in one Gloeocapsa sp. PCC 73106 genomic window:
- a CDS encoding CTP synthase, translated as MSKFVFITGGVVSSIGKGIVAASLGRLLKSRGYSISILKLDPYINVDPGTMSPFQHGEVFVTDDGAETDLDLGHYERFTDTPMSRLNSVTTGSIYQAVINKERRGDYMGGTVQVIPHVTTEIKARIHRVAKNTNSDLVITEIGGTVGDIESLPFLEAIRQFRKDVGRNNVLYTHVTLIPWIQAAGEMKTKPTQHSVKELRSIGIQPDILVCRCDRPLQTGMKEKLSEFCDVPVASVITAVDASSIYEVPLMLEKEGLAKQTLNLLQLESREPDLTQWSNLVMKMKSPSQKVEIALVGKYIQLSAAYLSVVESLGHAAIAADAEVNIRWVNAEDIEIEDAATHLKDINGLIVPGGFGSRGIEGKIKAIQYVREQKIPFLGLCLGMQCAVIEWARHVAGLDGANSAELDPESLNPVINLLPEQQDVIHLGGTMRLGLYPCRLSHDTLAYDLYQEEVIYERHRHRYEFNNAYRNLFKDTGYVVSGTSPDERLVEIIELPQHPFFIATQFHPEFRSRPNNPHPLFLGLVKAGLSQKVTNSSPEIENEREQL; from the coding sequence ATGAGTAAATTTGTTTTTATCACGGGTGGGGTTGTCTCTAGTATTGGGAAGGGGATTGTAGCGGCTAGTTTGGGGAGACTGCTTAAATCTCGTGGCTATTCTATATCTATACTTAAATTGGATCCCTATATTAACGTAGATCCCGGGACCATGAGTCCTTTTCAACATGGGGAAGTGTTCGTAACCGATGATGGGGCGGAAACTGACTTAGATTTGGGACATTATGAGCGCTTTACTGATACCCCTATGTCTCGTCTCAATAGTGTTACCACTGGGTCGATTTATCAAGCAGTAATTAATAAAGAACGTCGCGGGGATTATATGGGGGGTACGGTCCAGGTTATTCCTCATGTTACTACTGAGATTAAAGCGAGAATACATCGAGTAGCTAAAAATACTAACTCCGATTTAGTGATTACGGAAATTGGGGGAACGGTAGGGGATATCGAATCTCTACCCTTTTTAGAAGCTATACGTCAATTTCGTAAGGATGTGGGACGTAATAACGTTTTATACACTCATGTGACCTTGATTCCCTGGATTCAAGCTGCAGGAGAAATGAAGACTAAACCGACACAACACTCGGTAAAAGAATTACGTTCGATTGGGATTCAACCAGATATTTTGGTTTGTCGCTGCGATCGCCCTTTGCAAACGGGGATGAAAGAAAAGTTATCGGAATTCTGCGATGTACCTGTAGCGTCGGTAATTACAGCGGTGGACGCTTCGAGTATCTATGAAGTACCCCTGATGTTAGAAAAAGAAGGATTAGCTAAACAAACCCTAAATTTACTGCAACTAGAATCCAGGGAACCCGATTTAACCCAATGGAGTAACCTGGTGATGAAGATGAAATCTCCCAGCCAAAAGGTAGAAATAGCCCTAGTAGGGAAATATATTCAATTGAGCGCAGCTTATTTATCGGTGGTAGAATCATTGGGTCACGCCGCGATCGCAGCAGATGCAGAAGTTAACATCCGCTGGGTAAATGCAGAAGATATCGAAATCGAAGACGCAGCTACCCATCTTAAAGATATCAACGGTTTAATAGTTCCCGGGGGTTTTGGCAGTCGGGGTATCGAGGGAAAAATTAAAGCGATTCAATATGTACGGGAGCAAAAAATTCCTTTTTTAGGGCTGTGTTTAGGAATGCAATGTGCTGTAATTGAATGGGCTAGACACGTAGCGGGTTTAGATGGAGCTAATAGTGCAGAATTAGATCCAGAAAGCCTTAATCCGGTGATCAATCTGTTACCAGAACAACAAGACGTGATTCACCTGGGGGGTACTATGCGTCTAGGGCTTTATCCCTGTCGTCTTTCTCATGACACCTTGGCTTATGATCTCTACCAAGAAGAGGTTATTTATGAACGCCACAGACATCGTTATGAATTCAATAACGCGTATCGTAACTTATTTAAAGATACAGGTTATGTCGTAAGTGGGACTTCCCCTGACGAGCGTTTAGTAGAGATTATCGAATTGCCACAACATCCCTTCTTTATAGCGACACAGTTTCATCCTGAATTCCGCTCCCGTCCCAATAACCCTCATCCTTTGTTTTTGGGACTAGTCAAAGCGGGTTTATCTCAAAAAGTTACCAACTCTTCCCCAGAGATTGAGAACGAGCGTGAGCAGCTTTAA